The following nucleotide sequence is from Aspergillus nidulans FGSC A4 chromosome I.
CGGTCCAGGTGCCGAGATTAACTGATGTCCCTGGCCTTTGTTAGCACAGTCCATGGAATGGAGTCGCTCAGGCGTACAGGTCGGATCAGTCAGCGCACTCTCCTGAAAGAAGATCACCATGCGTAAGATACTTGTGACCAGTCCCCTTTTTTATACGACCAGCCTGTTAGCCTCGTCCAGTCATCTACCAAATATATGCCGCATCCATCATGGTATCAAGGGCAAAGCACAACGAGGACCAAGGGATAGAACATACAACCCCCCCAAAAGGAAGACTCCTGTTATTGCCAACTTCTGTGCTATCCTCGTCTGCAGCCTCCAAACAACTGGCATTGGCATAACTAAGATTATTAAGTCCGTGAAGATATTCGGGGGCGATACGTAACGATAAAATGCCTGCTGATCGAAACATGAACCCCCGGGGATTTCCTTGTTCCAGGTGTATTGCACAGGCGAACATTGAAAGATAGATGCGAAGAAGACGCCAATTCCGTGACCTAATACTAGGAATCCGGCGGTATAAGATAAGATCCGGAAAGTGCGGGTTTGGAAGATGCGGAGGTAGAAAAGCAGAATCGACAGTTTTGCCGGGGTTACTGTGAACGGGAAGTCCAGGATCTGGTTTGCGAAGAGACCCTACAAGTCGAAAGATACCTCTCTGTTAGCTGTATTCTGCCGCGAATGGGTTCTGGCGATTGGcaaaggggaaagagagTAGGGAAGAGACTTTTTGCAGCGCAACTAGTTTCTCAGGTGTTTGTTGAACATATTCGTAGTGGTATCCTAGCCCGGCGACCTTGAGCACTATACATCGAAAATATGCATTGTCAGTCTGGATCGTTCAATTCCAATCGTATTTAATCTCAGCAGGACCCATAAGTGACAAGGTACATACAAACAATATACAGCCCTGATTGCCCAAGGCTTGCGATCTGCGCAGCCCCATTTCTTATTAGCACGACCCACAGCTGTACCAGAGGGGCAATGACCGACTAAGGCAGGAAGTATGAGATAGTCATCAAGAGTGCATTTAATGCGCTGAATGTACCGCGTATAAAACCGGACGGGAACCACAATTAACTGGACAGCCGCAATGGCAATCGAGACGCCAAGGAGTCTGTCGCCGCAGTACGAGGAGTCCACGGTGTCCGTATTACCAGATAAACTACTCATCTTGTGTGCGCGATGTACCCCACCTGCGCCTGGTCCCGATAGAGTGAAAGAAGTGATTCTGGGAAAGGGATGAATGCTCACATCGAAACCTATAAGGGATGATCTCGGTCATTCCCATCTTACGTACTCCAATCCCGCTATATTCCTTTAATCTCACTTGATGCTCGATTCCAGGTTCATGGCGTAAAGATTTTGCACACGAGTAAGCTAGACAGGAGGCTAGACATGGATCATGTTGATAGTGCTGACTTTGGCTGCTGGTCAGATCAGGGATTGGCCCTCGGGTCAGATTAGTGCCCTTAGTGCCTTGGGCATATATTATCGTTGGTTTCACTGATACTGAACGAAGAAAATTAGTCGGATTCCTTCTGACGAACCTACCCCTCTTCTTATTTTATTAGATGACATTCGCTGTTATTCTCTCGAGCTCTAGACCCGGATTTTCGACTTCCTTTCCTTGGTCTTCAGCTGGGTGTTGCTTGATATAGGCGTTCCATTCGAATTGGGTCGTTGAATATAGCAAGAAAATGTCGCACTACATAGAGACCGAAATTGCTGCTCTAACACAGAGAGTCCAATCAGATCCAGAATCCCTCGATGCCGAGTCGCGAGCAAAAGCCGTAAAAGCCGCAAGAGATCTCCTAAACGCCCTCACTCCACCCCCAGAGATCGTCATCCAGGATGTAGTCCTCAACCCACCTCTCCTGATGGCTCTCCGCGTCGGTGTCGATCTCGACATATTTCAAATCATTTGCGaagacgagggcgagggagTGACTACACAGAGCATTGCTGAGAAGTCTGGTGCGAGTCTTATGGTTGTCGGTATGTTTCCCCGGGTTATAGGGCTGGATTTGGAGACGCGGGTTACCTCAGCCTATGCAGTCGAACGCGGTTCCTAGCCTCTTATGCGGTCAGTGCAACTTGATAACGATAAATAATAAGACCAGATTCTACGGCTACTTGCTACAAAGGGCTACATCCTCGAAGCCGGGGTACAGACTTACAAACCCTCGCAATTGACTAAAACAATGGCAGCACCCCCATTTACTGCTATGACACGGGCATGGTGCGCTCTTATTTAACCTTCCGCCACTTATTCTTGTATTTTCACTCTTCTAGGCTCTATTAATCTGACAGAAACTACACAACAGTTTTGATATCGGCAACTACAGCACAACCTACGCACCGGAATACTTCCGCCAGAACAAGCACGCATTCCCATCTTCCACAACAGACACGCCTTTTCAGCTCGCCAAGAATACGTCCCTTGACTACTTTGCCTGGTTAGCAGAGAACCAAGCATTAGCGACGGACTTCCAGGCTTGGATGACGGTGAAACAGCAGGCAGCACCGAATTGGGTAGATTGGTTTGATGTGAAGGGTGTTATTCTTGACGGCTTCCGAGGGCACATCGCGCAACCCGGTGATAGCAAAGGTGACGGTAATGCTGAGATCTTAATCGTCGacatcggcggcggagaaggtgCCTACCTGCATGCATTCAACCATAAGTTCCCCGATATACCTGGCCGTCGGATCCTCCAGGATCTACCGCATGTACTTGACACTGTTACCGATATACCGGAGAAGACAGAACTCATGGCGCATGATTTCTTCACAGCCCAGCCTGTCAAAGGTACGGCTTGACTATCGTGTTTCCCCTTAACTTTACTGCAATAACGTGGCTGATAACCCGAAAAGGAGCGAGAACATACTACCTCCACTGGATCCTGCACGACTGGTCCGACTCACAGGCCTGCCAAATCTTGTCCAACATCGCTGCAGCCATGGAGCCTGGCTACTCGGTACTTATCATAAACGAGACGATTATTCCCGACGAGGGTTGTGATTCCCTGGCTGCTGCCATTAGCGCAATGATGATGCTTCAGGTTggggcggcggagagaaCAGAGAGGCAGTGGAGGGAACTACTGGCAACGGTCGGTCTGACTGATGTGCGCTGTTACCAATCGCCTGCTGGGGGTGCCGGGGAGGGTATTATTGTCGTTAGGAAGTAAGGACGTCTTAGTGGGTAATGGAGACTAAGATGTGGGCAATGGCTTTAGGGTAGCTATCATATGGCCGAGCTCTGTGCCCTGGACCAAGACTAGCTAAGATGCTTGAGCTGTGATCTAGAAGAAGGTTAGGCCAATCTATGCCGTGTCTCGCAGCAAACTGACACTTTATTATGGCCCTGTTCATGAGTTCCTCAGAAATGGCGGGAGCAATGAACATACCCTGTATCATGAATAGCTTCCTCGTGTAACAATTGCGGCCTCAACAGCTTATCTCGCTAAGCATTACTCTGCCTACATGCTACCTATTGCTCAGTGACGTAACAGACGTAAGGGAAATTTACAGGCCACAGGTCAGGTGTCTCAAGCTCGTGATGCCAGTACCACATGGCGGGAATAGCCCAAGAAACATATTTTACGACTTATATATTCAATTTAACTTGATATTTTATTCTTACTTTACTTAATGGAGGTATCAGGATTTATTGATCGGTTACTGCATATGTACCAAAGGCTAAGTATCTAGTTGCAACCTTCGGTGAGTATTATAATCCTTAAAACCACCGTCATAAAGCCTGTGGTCATGCGAAAACTCCTCCATACTTCAGGCGTGGTACGCTCAAGAGGGTTTCATTGGGCAGGTTTCCTGGACGGGAATGCACATTTGGCTCATCCAgcgaggattcctgggcctTACGAGTTGTGAGCTCACGCGGCAGTGCCTTCAAGGGTATTTATGGTGCGATTGCAGCAAGGTATGAGGTGGGGAGCTCCTTCTCTCACCATAGCAATAGACGCTACCTCGTGTGTAAGC
It contains:
- a CDS encoding uncharacterized protein (transcript_id=CADANIAT00007764), with amino-acid sequence MSHYIETEIAALTQRVQSDPESLDAESRAKAVKAARDLLNALTPPPEIVIQDVVLNPPLLMALRVGVDLDIFQIICEDEGEGVTTQSIAEKSGASLMVVDQILRLLATKGYILEAGVQTYKPSQLTKTMAAPPFTAMTRACFDIGNYSTTYAPEYFRQNKHAFPSSTTDTPFQLAKNTSLDYFAWLAENQALATDFQAWMTVKQQAAPNWVDWFDVKGVILDGFRGHIAQPGDSKGDGNAEILIVDIGGGEGAYLHAFNHKFPDIPGRRILQDLPHVLDTVTDIPEKTELMAHDFFTAQPVKGARTYYLHWILHDWSDSQACQILSNIAAAMEPGYSVLIINETIIPDEGCDSLAAAISAMMMLQVGAAERTERQWRELLATVGLTDVRCYQSPAGGAGEGIIVVRNDVTDAKYLVATFACGHAKTPPYFRRGTLKRVSLGRFPGRECTFGSSSEDSWALRVVSSRGSAFKGIYDTVGSRHLIQRPSLYTNATR